In Oryza brachyantha chromosome 1, ObraRS2, whole genome shotgun sequence, the following are encoded in one genomic region:
- the LOC102720297 gene encoding GDP-L-galactose phosphorylase 2-like — protein sequence MPISPPLAPSSLAPAASRTRRGRPARRHFPAERKTAMANKGFDLSCSLTKEEDSDPKLSPFLCKLFKEWDDRKARGLFHHDISSCETKILHGEHNFVATLIEGRDQKKRPTQFGMNQVIQPFDGAKFNFTKVSLEEVIFTLEEAQDDSEKYFGNVPHALAASPSAILINVSPIGYCHVLLIPRVQDCLPQRVDKESFLLAMYVAREARNPFFRVGYNSLGGFATINHLHFQAYYLKVQYPVEKTPIEKLATLENDVSIFQLVQYPVSGFAFEGGSCLEDLSDVVSRVSIFMQDNNRPFNVLISESAKRVFLLPQCYAEKQALGKASPQFLDMRINPAVWELSGHLVLKRKEDYDEASEATMSRFLVEASLSESEFQELKSCILEFLSTAAPEE from the exons ATGCCCATCTCCCCACCTCTCGCTCCGTCCTCGCTTGCTCCCGCGGCGTCGCGCACTCGCCGGGGCcgtccggcgcggcggcactTCCCTG CTGAAAGGAAAACTGCCATGGCCAACAAGGGTTTTGACCTGAGCTGTTCTTTGACAAAAGAGGAGGACAGTGACCCAAAATTATCGCCATTTCTCTGCAAACTTTTTAAAGAG tgGGACGACCGCAAGGCAAGGGGCTTGTTTCACCATGACATCAGTTCTTGTGAAACTAAG ATACTACATGGTGAACACAATTTTGTGGCGACATTAATAGAAGGCCGTGACCAGAAGAAGCGACCTACGCAATTTGGAATGAACCAAGTGATCCAACCTTTCGATGGTGCAAAATTCAATTTCACGAAAGTTAGCCTAGAGGAAGTGATCTTCACATTGGAAGAAGCTCAAGATGACTCTGAAAAGTACTTTGGCAATGTTCCTCATGCTCTTGCAGCTTCTCCTAGTGCCATTCTGATCAAT GTGAGTCCAATTGGGTACTGCCATGTGCTTTTGATCCCTCGGGTCCAGGATTGCTTACCGCAGAGGGTTGATAAAGAGAGCTTCCTACTTGCCATGTATGTTGCAAGGGAAGCAAGGAATCCCTTTTTCAGAGTTGGTTACAACAGTCTGGGTGGCTTTGCAACTATCAATCACCTCCACTTCCAG GCATACTATCTGAAAGTGCAATATCCAGTCGAAAAGACACCGATAGAGAAACTCGCGACTCTGGAGAATGATGTTAGTATTTTTCAGTTGGTCCAGTACCCAGTTAGTGGTTTTGCATTTGAAGGAGGATCATGCCTGGAGGATTTGTCAGATGTGGTTTCAAGAGTCAGCATTTTCATGCAAGACAATAACAGGCCTTTCAATGTCCTCATATCTGAATCTGCCAAGAGAGTTTTCCTGCTACCACAG TGTTACGCTGAGAAGCAGGCCCTCGGGAAAGCGAGCCCACAGTTCCTAGACATGAGAATAAATCCAGCTGTCTGGGAACTCAGTGGCCATTTGGTTCTGAAGAGGAAAGAGGACTACGATGAAGCATCTGAAGCAACCATGAGCAGATTTTTGGTTGAAGCATCTCTGTCTGAATCAGAATTCCAAGAATTGAAGAGCTGCATCTTGGAGTTCCTGTCCACTGCAGCTCCTGAAGAATAA
- the LOC102720574 gene encoding 4-coumarate--CoA ligase-like 5, with amino-acid sequence MADRAPPSPAGIDPRSGFCAATRTFHSTRSAGELPPESLPMTAAAHAFSLVSSPLPDRPALVDAATGIAVSYPSFLAAVRALACGLWSSLGLRPGDVALVVAPSRLDVPVLYFALMSIGAVVSPANPVSTAEEYAHQVELSRPVVAFAVAEVAAKLPGHVRCVVIGSGEYKRLGTDGRQAAPPAVAVRQSDTAAVLYSSGTTGRVKAVAITHRNLISLVAMHADNREKVAREAAEAGDEPPPPAVTLIPIPLFHVFGFMMALRSVAMGETAVLMERYDFIAALRAIERYRVTLLPAAPPVLVAMVKYEEARRRDLSSLLVIGIGGAPLGREVAEQFAAVFPNVEIVQGYGLTESSGAVAATVGPEESKMYGSVGKLASHLQAKIVDPSTGEELGPGQRGELWVRGPIVMKGYVGDDEATAATVDSEGWLKTGDLCYFNEDGFLYIVDRLKELIKYKGYQVPPAELEHILQSHPEIVDAAVIPYPDEEAGQLPMAFIVRQPNSNITKEQVMDYVAKHVAPYKKVRRVAFVPTITKSPAGKILRRELVQQALSMGASKL; translated from the exons ATGGCCGACCGCGCGCCGCCTTCGCCCGCCGGGATCGACCCGCGGAGCGGCTTCTGCGCGGCCACGCGGACCTTCCACAGCACCCGCTCGGCCGGCGAGCTGCCGCCGGAGTCGCTGCCGATGACGGCGGCCGCCCACGCCTTCTCCCTCGTCTCGTCCCCGCTCCCCGACCGCCCCGcgctcgtcgacgccgccaccggcaTTGCCGTCTCCTACCCgtccttcctcgccgccgtccgcgccctcgcctgcGGCCTGTGGTCCTCCCTCGGCCTCCGCCCCGGGGAcgtcgcgctcgtcgtcgccccctCCAGGCTGGATGTCCCCGTGCTCTACTTCGCGCTCATGTCGATCGGCGCCGTCGTGTCGCCTGCCAACCCGGTGTCGACGGCCGAGGAGTATGCGCACCAGGTGGAGCTGTCCAGGCCGGTCGTCGCGTTCGCGGTGGCCGAGGTGGCCGCGAAGCTGCCCGGCCATGTGAGGTGCGTTGTTATTGGGTCGGGTGAGTATAAGAGGCTGGGCACCGACGGCCGCCAGGCGGCGcctccggcggtggcggtgaggCAGTCGGATACGGCGGCCGTGCTGTACTCGTCGGGCACGACCGGGCGGGTGAAGGCCGTCGCGATCACGCACCGCAACCTCATCTCGCTGGTCGCCATGCACGCCGACAACCGGGAGAAGGTGGCGAGGGAGGCCGCCGAGGCGGGCGATGAGCCACCCCCGCCGGCGGTGACGCTGATACCCATCCCGCTGTTCCACGTGTTCGGGTTCATGATGGCGCTGCGGTCCGTCGCCATGGGGGAGACGGCCGTACTCATGGAACGGTACGACTTCATCGCCGCGCTGCGCGCCATCGAGCGATACCGCGTGACGCTGCTGCCCGCGGCGCCGCCTGTGCTCGTCGCCATGGTCAAGTACGAGGAGGCGCGCCGGCGTGACCTATCCTCACTGCTCGTCATCGGCATCGGCGGCGCTCCCCTCGGCCGGGAGGTTGCCGAGCAATTCGCTGCCGTCTTCCCTAACGTGGAGATAGTTCAG GGCTATGGTTTGACCGAGTCGTCTGGCGCTGTGGCCGCCACAGTCGGGCCGGAGGAGTCGAAGATGTACGGGTCAGTCGGGAAGCTGGCTTCGCATTTGCAGGCTAAGATAGTAGACCCCTCCACCGGTGAGGAGCTCGGACCAGGGCAGCGCGGTGAGCTTTGGGTCAGAGGCCCAATCGTCATGAAAG GTTATGTGGGTGATGATGAGGCGACTGCAGCAACGGTTGATTCAGAAGGCTGGTTGAAAACAGGTGACCTCTGCTACTTCAATGAAGATGGTTTTCTATACATCGTGGATCgattgaaggagttgataaaGTACAAGGGATACCAG GTACCTCCAGCTGAACTGGAGCATATTCTGCAGTCCCATCCTGAAATCGTTGATGCGGCAGTTATCCC ATATCCAGACGAAGAAGCTGGGCAACTACCAATGGCTTTCATAGTAAGGCAGCCGaattcaaatattacaaaGGAACAAGTCATGGATTATGTCGCAAAACAT GTTGCGCCATACAAGAAGGTGCGACGTGTGGCTTTTGTCCCTACAATAACAAAATCGCCTGCAGGGAAGATCCTTCGGCGGGAGCTTGTGCAACAGGCCCTGTCCATGGGTGCCTCCAAGCTTTGA
- the LOC102720849 gene encoding 4-coumarate--CoA ligase-like 6, with the protein MMLVAAEQRRRPFAGVDRRGGFCTATRTFHSLRPAGRLPPEELPLTVAEYAFSLLSSSSGPPVPGRPALVDAATGIAVSYRCFVAGVRSLAGGLWFSLGLRPGDVALVVTPSRLDVPVLHFALMSIGVVVSPANPASTADEYAHQVRLSRPAVAFAAPEVAAKLPRHVSCVVIGSEVFRKLASADGGAAAPPAVAVKQSNTAALLYSSGTTGRVKAVAITHRNLIAQISAYSAIRETAAREAINAGRPTPPAAAAAAAVTLFPLPLFHVMGFGLLTRTVSSGETAVLMHRFDLAAAVRAVERYRVTRVSAAPSVLVALTKSEEARRRDLSSLLAIVVGGAPLGPEVAERFAAVFPNVQIIQSYGLTESTGPVASMAGPVESAAYGSAGKLAPRVEAKIIDTATGESLGPGRRGELWIRGPVVMKGYVGDAEVTAATITPDGWLKTGDLCYFNEDGFLYIVDRLKELIKYKGYQVPPAELEHILQSRPEIADAAVVPYPDEEAGQLPMAFVVRQPGTNLTEQQVMNCVAKHVAPYKKVRRVAFVTAIPKSPAGKILRRELAQQAVASRL; encoded by the exons ATGATGCTGGTGGCggcagagcagcggcgccggccgttCGCCGGCGTCGACCGGCGTGGCGGGTTCTGCACCGCCACGCGGACGTTCCACAGCCTCCGCCCCGCGGGGAGGCTCCCGCCGGAGGAGCTCCCGCTGACGGTCGCGGAGTACGCGTTctcgctgctgtcgtcgtcgtcggggccGCCCGTCCCCGGCCGCCCCGcgctcgtcgacgccgccacGGGTATTGCCGTCTCCTACCGGTGCTTCGTCGCGGGGGTCCGGTCCCTCGCCGGTGGCCTCTGGTTCTCCCTCGGGCTACGTCCCGGGGACGTCGCGCTCGTCGTCACCCCGTCCCGCCTCGACGTCCCCGTGCTCCACTTCGCGCTCATGTCCATCGGCGTCGTCGTGTCGCCCGCCAAcccggcctccaccgccgacGAGTACGCGCACCAGGTCAGGCTCTCCAGGCCGGCCGTCGCGTTCGCGGCCCCCGAGGTGGCCGCGAAGTTGCCCCGCCATGTGAGCTGCGTCGTTATCGGGTCGGAGGTGTTCAGGAAGCTAGCCTCCGCCgacggcggtgcggcggcgcccccCGCGGTGGCGGTGAAGCAGTCGAACACCGCGGCATTGCTGTACTCGTCGGGCACCACCGGGCGGGTGAAGGCGGTGGCGATCACGCACCGCAACCTCATCGCGCAGATCAGCGCGTACAGCGCGATAcgcgagacggcggcgagggaggccaTCAACGCAGGcaggccgacgccgccggcggcggcggccgcggccgcggtgACGCTGTTCCCCTTGCCGCTGTTCCACGTGATGGGCTTCGGGCTGCTGACGCGCACCGTCTCCTCGGGGGAGACGGCCGTGCTCATGCACCGGttcgacctcgccgccgcggtgcgcGCCGTGGAGCGGTACCGCGTGACGCGGGtgtccgccgcgccgtcggtgcTGGTGGCCCTGACCAAGTCCGAggaggcgcgccgccgcgacctctcgtcgctgctcgccatcgtcgtcggcggcgccccACTGGGCCCCGAGGTCGCCGAGCgcttcgccgccgtcttccccAACGTGCAGATCATTCAG AGTTACGGTTTGACCGAGTCAACCGGGCCGGTGGCCTCCATGGCTGGGCCAGTGGAGTCGGCGGCGTACGGATCGGCCGGGAAGCTGGCGCCGCGCGTGGAGGCGAAGATCATCGACACGGCCACCGGCGAGTCGCTAgggccggggcggcgcggcgagctctGGATCCGGGGCCCAGTCGTCATGAAAG GTTACGTGGGTGATGCTGAGGTAACTGCAGCGACGATCACCCCAGACGGCTGGTTGAAAACCGGCGATCTCTGCTACTTTAACGAGGATGGTTTTCTCTACATTGTCGATCGATTGAAGGAGCTGATTAAATACAAGGGATACCAG GTGCCACCAGCTGAATTGGAGCATATTCTACAGTCTCGTCCTGAGATTGCTGATGCTGCAGTTGTGCC ATATCCAGACGAAGAAGCCGGGCAACTGCCAATGGCTTTCGTGGTGAGGCAACCGGGCACAAATCTTACCGAGCAACAAGTCATGAACTGTGTCGCTAAACAT GTTGCACCTTACAAGAAAGTCCGACGTGTGGCCTTTGTCACTGCAATACCGAAATCTCCTGCGGGGAAGATCCTGCGACGAGAGCTTGCACAGCAGGCCGTTGCATCCAGGCTTTGA
- the LOC102721133 gene encoding 2,4-dichlorophenol 6-monooxygenase, with product MPSIAGAGGGGLFSVHRAVASWRLRGGRRILLPQRPLYSSLAAGGGGRGDDATPHLPVVIVGAGPVGLVLSFLLAKFGIKCAVLEKNVEFTRHPRAHFINNRTMEIFRKLDGLAGDIEKSQPPVDLWRKFVYCTSLSGSILGSVDHMKQEDFDKVISPISVAHFSQHKLVDLLLKKLEDIGFQACLPDEIGSSTQDLVLENKILMGHECSSIKVTDSGVLIGASFNKAGRMQERKIRCGLVLGTDGARSTVRELAGIHMKGQRDLQKLVSVHFLSRELGKYLSRERPGMLFFIFNPDAIGVLVAHDLEHGEFVLQIPFYPPQQMFEDFSTKVCEEIIVKLVGWEPTDVHVLDIKPWAMHAEVAEKYIGCDNRIILVGDAAHRFPPAGGFGMNTGVQDAHNLAWKLCLVQNGVASPSILQTYESERRPVAIFNTELSVENFKAAMSIPSTLGLDPTVANSVHQVINSTLGSVIPRKLQKTVLEGLFSIGRAQLSDYILNEKNPLGSSRLARLRSILDEGKSLQLQFPAEDLGFRYELGALDAEDCAETTYEAEKQKHSKRSREYVPSAKAGSRLPHMPMRALSTSNEAVFSTLDLVTGDKPEFALIIAPLKESYELARALLKIVDEFKISAKICVIWPRGSVDAKVKGSRSQLAPWTNYVDVEEIPRAPVNSWWEMCQITRKSVILVRPDEHIAWRTESDRVGDADSEVRRVFSKVVCITRPI from the exons ATGCCGtcgatcgccggcgccggaggcggGGGCCTCTTCTCCGTGCACCGGGCCGTGGCCAGCTggcgcctccgcggcggccggcgcatTCTCCTCCCCCAGCGCCCGCTCTACTcgtccctcgccgccggcgggggcggccgCGGAGATGACGCGACGCCGCATCTTCCCGTGGTCATCGTCGGAGCTGGCCCCGTCGGGCTcgtcctctccttcctcctcgccaAATTCG GGATCAAATGCGCGGTTCTAGAGAAGAATGTGGAGTTCACTAGGCACCCGCGAGCGCATTTTATCAACAACCGCACCATGGAG ATCTTCCGCAAATTGGACGGATTGGCTGGGGACATTGAGAAGTCTCAGCCACCAGTGGATTTATGGAGGAAATTTGTGTATTGCACCTCACTCTCTGGCTCGATTCTCGGTTCAGTTGATCACATGAAGCAGGAAG ATTTTGACAAGGTAATTAGTCCTATATCGGTCGCTCACTTTTCGCAGCACAAGTTAGTAGATTTGCTACTGAAGAAGCTGGAAGACATTGGCTTTCAGGCATGCTTGCCTGATGAGATTGGTAGCTCAACTCAAGATTTGGTGTTGGAAAATAAGATTTTGATGGGCCATGAGTGTAGTTCCATTAAAGTGACCGACAGTGGCGTTTTGATTGGAGCATCATTTAACAAAGCGGGGAGGATGCAGGAAAGGAAAATTCGCTGTGGGCTTGTTCTAGGGACAGATGGTGCTAGAAGCACAGTGCGTGAATTGGCTGGAATACATATGAAAGGTCAAAGGGATTTGCAGAAACTAGTCAGTGTGCATTTTCTGAGCAGAGAACTTGGCAAGTATTTATCTCGAGAGAGGCCGGGGATGCTATTCTTTATTTTCAATCCTGATGCAATTGGCGTGCTGGTTGCACATGACCTGGAACATGGAGAATTCGTATTGCAG attCCATTTTATCCTCCCCAGCAGATGTTTGAAGATTTCAGCACAAAG GTATGTGAGGAAATTATAGTCAAATTGGTTGGCTGGGAGCCAACAGATGTTCATGTTTTAGACATAAAACCGTGGGCGATGCATGCTGAAGTTGCAGAGAAATACATTGGTTGTGACAATCGTATAATCCTTGTTGGTGATGCTGCTCATCGTTTTCCTCCTGCCGGTGGTTTCG GAATGAACACTGGTGTCCAAGATGCACACAATTTGGCTTGGAAATTGTGCTTAGTGCAGAACGGTGTTGCTTCACCATCAATATTACAAACTTATGAATCAGAGCGCCGACCT GTTGCCATTTTCAATACAGAACTTAGTGTGGAAAACTTCAAAGCAGCAATGTCTATCCCTTCCACCCTTGGTCTTGATCCAACCGTTGCAAACTCAG TgcatcaagtaattaacagcACCCTAGGATCTGTCATTCCAAGAAAGTTGCAGAAGACAGTTTTGGAGGGATTGTTTTCAATTGGTCGGGCACAACTTTCAgactatattttaaatgaGAAAAATCCCCTTGGATCCTCGAGATTAGCAAGATTGAGAAGCATTCTTGATGAAGGGAAAAGCCTGCAGCTGCAGTTCCCGGCAGAGGATCTTGGCTTCCG ATATGAGTTAGGAGCGCTTGATGCTGAAGATTGTGCTGAAACCACTTATGAAGCAGAAAAGCAGAAGCATTCTAAGAGGTCAAGAGAATACGTCCCCTCTGCTAAGGCTGGTTCACGGCTTCCACATATGCCAATGAGAGCATTGTCGACTTCAAACGAG GCCGTGTTCTCAACATTGGATCTAGTAACTGGGGATAAGCCTGAGTTCGCTCTAATTATTGCTCCGTTGAAAGAGTCGTATGAGCTTGCTCGTGCTCTGCTGAAGATAGTAGATGAATTCAAAATATCAGCCAAAATTTGTGTTATATGGCCACGTGGTTCAGTTGATGCTAAAGTGAAAGGAAGCAGATCTCAGTTGGCACCCTGGACAAACTACGTTGATGTCGAAGAAATACCTAGAGCTCCTGTTAATTCTTGGTGGGAGATGTGTCAAATAACTAGGAAAAGTGTGATTTTGGTTAGGCCTGATGAGCATATAGCATGGAGAACAGAATCTGACAGGGTGGGAGATGCTGATTCAGAAGTTAGGAGAGTATTTTCTAAAGTTGTGTGTATAACAAGGCCCATTTAG
- the LOC102713420 gene encoding uncharacterized membrane protein YuiD: MGDDGGGDGAASASPDAGFSYFAVFHNYPLVAALLGFAVAQSIKFFVTRYKENRWDPKQLIGSGGMPSSHSATVTALAVAIGFQDGFGSALFATAAIFASVVMYDASGIRLHAGKQAEVLNQIVCELPAEHPLSETRPLRELLGHTPTQVVAGALLGCMLATAGQMFLAVTGAV; the protein is encoded by the exons atgggcgacgacggtggtggtgatggcgccgcctccgcctcgccggacGCGGGGTTCTCCTACTTCGCCGTCTTCCACAACTAccccctcgtcgccgccttgCTGGGCTTCGCCGTCGCGCAGTCCATCAAGTTCTTCGTCACCCG GTACAAGGAGAACAGATGGGATCCTAAGCAGCTTATTGGCTCTGGTGGCATGCCATCTTCGCATTCTGCCACAGTTACAGCATTAGCAGTAGCGATTGGCTTCCAAGATGGTTTTGGCAGTGCCCTATTTGCGACAGCAGCAATATTCGCAAGTGTG GTTATGTACGATGCTTCTGGTATCAGATTACATGCTGGGAAGCAAGCAGAG GTGTTGAATCAAATAGTCTGTGAACTTCCTGCTGAACATCCCTTGTCTGAAACAAGACCATTGCGTGAACTTTTAGGCCATACTCCCACCCAG GTTGTTGCTGGAGCGTTGCTTGGGTGTATGCTAGCAACAGCAGGGCAAATGTTCCTTGCAGTAACAGGTGCTGTATGA
- the LOC102721418 gene encoding protein PLASTID TRANSCRIPTIONALLY ACTIVE 10, whose translation MAATPATATFLHLGLRPKPLRRPRARRVAVSVSPSGPDETPAEDPPVIPSILIKNNEPEDVARRRSWVEHGWAPWEEVMTPEVAFARHSLNEGEEVPLQTPESVEAFRMLTPAYRKQVESEPGYMERLFATRDTPEPLETTWAGELPLRLVPPRDWPPPGWEVDPYELEFIRGAHRAASERVDMEAAAAKGVRNVDKVEDAPDDLALDRYKMFLKQYKEWVEANRDRLEEESYKFDQDYYPGRRKRGKDYKEDMLELPFFYPGQICYGQVTSVHLYQGAFVDIGCVHDGWVPIKGNDWYWIRHHIKPGMKVYLELLAKRDPYRFRFPLEMRFVYPNIDHLIFNRFDFPPIFHRKEDTNPEQLWREGGRPPIPRKKPSKDIEREPLVSDHPFVETLWQWHNAEQMILDHEEENPEKFKDITYESTVGTSVVTEENRIEHTEGHFKGNPLKKEVVNIDIKELDLDAARAERQMIRKLQKEAEERGEEYKIGKLQRNKEMDEYDLMQWRRSFEERETLIRDICCRKAFGLPVDEPGRYDVDETEVYGKDYYDPSKPMYRYDYWGEPKNTEKTKLEREVELHNQQIIGDAKKWCEMSYDDYVQQKVRMEAAEARERQRKALEPQEEEEEYDDGMDLDLKKMMDPQAPHNRYYITK comes from the exons ATGGCGGCCACTCCGGCCACCGCGACCTTCCTCCACCTCGGCCTCCGCCCCAAGCCGCTCCGGaggccccgcgcgcgccgcgtcgccgtgtCCGTCTCCCCCTCCGGCCCGGACGAGACCCCCGCCGAGGACCCGCCGGTGATCCCCTCGATCCTCATCAAGAACAACGAGCCCGAGGACgtggcgcgccgccgcagctgggTGGAGCACGGGTGGGCGCCGTGGGAGGAGGTGATGACCCCCGAGGTCGCCTTCGCGCGGCACAGCCTCAACGAGGGCGAGGAGGTGCCGCTCCAGACGCCGGAGTCCGTCGAGGCTTTCCGCATGCTCACCCCGGCCTACCGCAAGCAGGTGGAGTCCGAGCCCGGGTACATGGAGCGGCTCTTCGCCACGCGCGACACGCCCGAGCCGCTAGAGACGACGTgggccggcgagctcccgcTCCGGCTCGTGCCGCCGCGGGactggccgccgcccggctGGGAGGTGGACCCCTACGAGCTGGAGTTCATCAGGGGGGCGCACAGGGCGGCGTCGGAGAGGGTGGacatggaggcggcggccgccaagGGGGTGAGGAACGTGGACAAGGTGGAGGACGCGCCGGATGATCTGGCGCTGGATAGGTACAAGATGTTCTTGAAGCAGTACAAGGAGTGGGTGGAAGCCAATCGGGACAGGTTGGAGGAGGAGTCATACAAG TTTGATCAGGATTACTACCCTGGCAGGCGAAAAAGAGGCAAGGACTACAAAGAGGACATG CTTGAACTCCCATTCTTCTATCCTGGACAG ATCTGTTATGGTCAAGTGACCAGTGTTCACCTATACCAGGGAGCTTTTGTGGATATCGGTTGTGTTCATGATGG GTGGGTACCCATAAAAGGAAATGATTGGTATTGGATCCGTCATCACATCAAACCTGGCATGAAAGTTTATCTGGAGCTTCTG GCCAAACGAGATCCCTACCGCTTTCGCTTCCCACTTGAAATGCGCTTTGTGTACCCTAACATTGATCACCTAAT ATTTAATAGGTTTGACTTTCCACCGATATTTCACCGCAAAGAGGATACTAACCCAGAGCAGTTGTGG CGTGAGGGTGGAAGGCCACCCATTCCTAGGAAAAAACCTTCGAAAGATATTGAGAGAGAACCTTTGGTATCAGACCACCCCTTTGTTGAAACG ctTTGGCAGTGGCATAATGCAGAGCAGATGATTTTGGACCATGAGGAGGAAAATCCAGAGAAATTCAAGGATATTACATATGAGTCCACAGTAGGTACTTCTGTGGTAACTGAAGAAAATAGAATTGAACATACTGAAGGGCATTTCAAAGGAAATCCGCTGAAAAAGGAAGTTGTG AATATAGATATCAAGGAGCTTGATCTGGATGCTGCTCGTGCGGAGCGTCAG ATGATCAGAAAACTACAAAAGGAAGCAGaggaaagaggagaggaatACAAAATTGGGAAGCTCCAACGAAACAAAGAAATGGATGAGTATGATCTGATGCAATGGCGCCGTTCTTTTGAAGAACGGGAAACTCTTATCAGAGACATATGCTG CCGTAAAGCGTTTGGTCTTCCTGTCGACGAGCCTGGGCGATACGACGTGGATGAGACAGAAGTTTACGGAAAAGATTACTACGACCCAAGTAAGCCTATGTACCGCTATGACTACTGGGGAGAGCCCAAGAACACCGAGAAGACCAAGCtggagagggaggtggagcTTCACAACCAGCAGATCATCGGAGACGCGAAGAAATGGTGTGAGATGTCATATGATGACTATGTTCAGCAGAAGGTGCGGATGGAAGCTGCTGAAGCCCGGGAAAGGCAGAGGAAGGCATTGGAGCcacaggaggaggaagaggagtaTGATGATGGAATGGATCTTGACTTGAAGAAAATGATGGATCCTCAGGCACCACACAATCGTTATTACATCACAAAATGA